The DNA segment GGAAACGGTGGACGCGGATGAAATCTTTGATGCGGGTGGGAGGATCATCATGCCCGGCTTCATCGACATCCACTCGCACGGGGCGGAAGGCGCGGATGTCTGTGACGGCGAGGCGGAGGCGGTGCGCCACATCGCGCGGACAAAGCTGCGGGAGGGCGTGACCACCTGGCTGCCCACCACGCTCACCCAGCCTGCGGACCGGCTGAAGGACATTCTGGGCGCTTGTGCGTTGGTGATGGGGGAGGGCGGGCTGTGCCGGATGCCGGGCATCCATCTGGAAGGTCCGTTCATCAATGCGGCGAAGGCCGGAGCGCAGAATCCGGAATACGTGCGTCCTCCGGATGAGGCGGAACTGAGGGCGCTGCATGCCATCGCCCCGCTGCGCATCCTTTCACTTGCACCGGAGATGCCCGGCGCGCTGGATCTCATCCGCGTGGCGCGATCTTTGGGAATCACCTGCTCCGCCGCCCACACCGCCGCGACCTGCCGGGAGATCATGGAGGCGAAGTCGTGCGGCCTTTCCCATCTCACCCATTTCGGGAATGCGATGACGCCCCTGCACCACCGGGAAATCGGCGTGGTGGGTGCGGGCCTGCTGGATGACGCGCTGATGTTGGAGCTGATCTGCGATGGCGTGCACCTCTCCACCGACATGCTTTCGCTGATGTTCCACCGTGTTTCCATCGACCGCCTCATGCTCATCACGGACTCCGTGGCGGCCTCCTGGATGCCGGACGGAAGGATGCGGTTGGGCGGGCTGGACGCGGAGATCCGGGATCAGGTGGTGAGGCTGGGCGACGGCACGCTTGCGGGCTCGACGTTGAAGTTCAATGACGGGGTGGCCCGCGTGAGGGACCTCACCGGCCTGCCGCTGGCGGAGATCTCCAGGATGACCTCTTGGAACCAGGCACGTTCACTGGGTCTGGAGGGACTCGGCAAGTTGGAGCGGGGCTTCCACGCGGACCTGGTGATGCTGGAGCGCGACTTCAGCGTCAGCGGTGTGTGGGTGGCCGGTCAGAGGAGGTAAGGAGGGAGGACACTCCTGTCCTCCGATGGCATCGGCGAATCATAGGGAATCCACTCAGAGTCGCTGAAGCTGACGATATCGGTAGGACTGGGGAAGACGGATCCGCCCAAGATGCCTTTGCTGTGGGATCCCAATGCCGCCGTTGGACAGGAGTGTCCACTCTCCTTGCTTACCTGAACTCCGCCTCATTCTCATGGATCAGGAATGCGGTGATTTGTGCCACCTGCAGCGGCGGCAACGTCTGGCCCCACGCCTGCATCTTCGCTCCGTTGTGCCCGGGGCTGTCAGCGGGAGTGCCTTCGTTGATGATGCGGAAGATGTCCATCGGTTTCGCGCCGTATTTCCACTCCGCGTCCTTCAGTGAGAGGCCGGGAAGGTTCACTTTCTGGCCGCCGCCAACATCGATGCTGGCGGTGAGGTTCTCACCGTGGCAGGCGATGCAGTTCGCCTGATAGATCTGCCTGCCCGCGTCCACCACGGTGGTGTCCGTGGCCCACTGGTTCACCAACGTTTCGTCGTTCAGTGTGGACAGCATGTCCTCCAGCGCCTTCGCCTTCGCGCTGGCGATCCTTTCGAGCTGCGCGTCCACGTTTTCCGCATCCGTTTTCGTCAGCCCCACGTTGTAGTAGAGGAACCATCCGCCGACAAAGGCGATGACCGAGGCGTGGAAGATGAACAACCACCAGTTGGGCAGGGTCTGGTCATACTCCTGGATTCCGTCGAATTCGTGGGGACGCAGTGCGATCTCGCCCTTCTTGCTGGCGTACTCCGCGTGGGTGATCTCTGGTTGCTTCTTCTGGTCCATGGCGGGTCAGCGGCGTGGGGTGGAGTCCTCCAGCGGGATGTCCGCCAGTTCCTGGCAGCGGGACTTCGGCAGGCACAGCGCCCGCACGGTGGCGGTCAGAAACACCGCCGCGGTGGCGATGAAGGAGATGATGGGGACGATCGCGGCCCAATCTTCGTAGATGACGCGTTTGAACATTGGTGGAGGGAGGTCAGTGGGTGGAGGTGGTGCGGTGGGCGTCCGGATCCAGCGTGGGGTTCTTCACCGGCGGCTTCTCCACCGGGGCATACACGCCGATCTTCTGGATGTAGGCGATGAGGGCGACGACCTGTGTCTCCGAAAGGTGGCGGCGCAGTTCCTCAGGTCCCAGGTCCGGCTTGTCCGGCAGGAACGCCCCGGCGGTCACCAGCGAGGACGCGATCTCCAACGCCTGGTCCCGCGCGTTCTGCTCGATCTCATCTTTTGTCATCGCCGGCCACGGCACTCCCAGCCGTGCCTGTGCGGCGATCTTCGCGGGCAGTTCCTTCAGCGCCGCCTTCTTCCCGAACAGCCATGGATACGCGGGCATGTTGGAGCCGGACGACATCTGGCGCGGATCGAGGAAATGGGTGAAATGCCACAGGTTGTCCCTTTTTCCGCTGCGCATCAGCTTGGCGTCCTTCACCAGCGCACCGCCTTCGCGGGCAAGGTCCGGGCCGGTGCGCTTCGACCCCCACTGGTAGGGGTGGTCGTAGATGGATTCGCCCAGGCGGCTGTATCCCT comes from the Luteolibacter sp. SL250 genome and includes:
- the nagA gene encoding N-acetylglucosamine-6-phosphate deacetylase, yielding MKTLIRHAHLVSPGWEREGALLVEGGRIVSVHAAGETVDADEIFDAGGRIIMPGFIDIHSHGAEGADVCDGEAEAVRHIARTKLREGVTTWLPTTLTQPADRLKDILGACALVMGEGGLCRMPGIHLEGPFINAAKAGAQNPEYVRPPDEAELRALHAIAPLRILSLAPEMPGALDLIRVARSLGITCSAAHTAATCREIMEAKSCGLSHLTHFGNAMTPLHHREIGVVGAGLLDDALMLELICDGVHLSTDMLSLMFHRVSIDRLMLITDSVAASWMPDGRMRLGGLDAEIRDQVVRLGDGTLAGSTLKFNDGVARVRDLTGLPLAEISRMTSWNQARSLGLEGLGKLERGFHADLVMLERDFSVSGVWVAGQRR
- a CDS encoding cbb3-type cytochrome c oxidase N-terminal domain-containing protein → MDQKKQPEITHAEYASKKGEIALRPHEFDGIQEYDQTLPNWWLFIFHASVIAFVGGWFLYYNVGLTKTDAENVDAQLERIASAKAKALEDMLSTLNDETLVNQWATDTTVVDAGRQIYQANCIACHGENLTASIDVGGGQKVNLPGLSLKDAEWKYGAKPMDIFRIINEGTPADSPGHNGAKMQAWGQTLPPLQVAQITAFLIHENEAEFR